A window of Ictidomys tridecemlineatus isolate mIctTri1 chromosome 1, mIctTri1.hap1, whole genome shotgun sequence contains these coding sequences:
- the Smim32 gene encoding small integral membrane protein 32, translated as MYGDVFNATGGPEAAVGGALAPGATVKAEGALPLELATARGMRDGTATKPDLPTYLLLFFLLLLSVALVVLFIGCQLRHSAFAALPHDRSLRDARAPWKTRPV; from the coding sequence ATGTACGGAGACGTGTTCAACGCCACGGGCGGCCCGGAGGCGGCGGTCGGTGGTGCTCTGGCTCCAGGAGCCACCGTCAAGGCAGAGGGCGCTTTGCCTCTGGAGCTGGCCACCGCGCGCGGTATGAGGGATGGCACCGCCACAAAGCCTGACCTGCCCACCTACCTGCTGCTCTTCTTCCTGCTGCTGCTTTCCGTGGCGCTGGTCGTCCTCTTCATCGGCTGCCAGCTGCGCCACTCGGCCTTCGCCGCGCTGCCCCACGACCGTTCGCTGCGCGACGCCCGTGCTCCCTGGAAGACGCGGCCGGTGTAG